The Silene latifolia isolate original U9 population chromosome 4, ASM4854445v1, whole genome shotgun sequence region AGCCCGCCTCAGGTCCTTGCCCGGGTCAAGTATATCCCAGGCCGGTCAAGCCCGTCCCTTCCCCCTGGCTTGGCCCGGGTTTAACCAGGAGAACTCGGCTCGCCCCGTGGCCAGCCCGACCCGGCTCTAACCCGGCCCGAGTACAGGTCTAGAAGAAGGGTATAGTGTTGACTGTTGATTATTTATTTGGCGATCTTATGAATGCTTTTCACTCTCCTCTCTTTTTGCAAAGATCTTTTGCTACCTAATCAATCCTCAAGTATACgagataattttatttattagaAAATCTTATACTTCCTTCTATTGTATATtttcttctccttttctttttgtacaagaaataagaaagtgaatttCGACCACACAAATCATCCCAAAAAAGAATAAGGTAAAAAACTCGAATAACCGAATAAGTAAATAGGgaaaaaatatagaataaaagGGAGTATAAAATGTTTagacataataaaataaaaatgttaCCACTTTCaaggtatttgacccgtctttagctatagacaaATATATCCATCTATAACAAGACTGGCTGTAAAATGTACTCCGTATTAATGACGCTATGAACACATCTCCTTTgcaaaaaaataaatgaaaatcatACACAAATTCCATAAGTTTGAAGCACACCTCACTTGACGGAGACATCTTGTCTATCTTTTAAGACGGAAGGGAATAAAATAAAAGTTACTTGATCTTATGACAGATTTACTATGCCTGCCTACAGAAATTTTTACAACAAATTTTTCTTGTAACGAGTATATTCGTCACAAGTTTGAGAAGAGTTAAGTACTAATATACTATTTATATGGGTAGATAAACAAAATAGATTGCTATTCCATAGTTATTCTGCTTTTGTCTTTTCTACATTACATGGATATTACTTGACCTGTCGCAAGCTTACGATGGATATGACGtcgcaaatgagaatttgtgaaaattTTAAGCTACGTACACACCTTCGTCAAAAAGGTCAAACCAAATTAATACATGGAATATTTTATGGCATCTCACTATCTACCAAGGCTTTTGTAGCTTTAACCCTGTTCGGGTTAACATTAAACTATGCTTCCACGATTACTTGCTCTTGCAAGATACTCGTCAGGGGCGGCCGGTAATTTTTGGTGGCCCTGTTCAAAATGTAAGACGGAGGTCccaagatataaaaatatatatataaaaaactcACATTTTCTAATAGAATAAATACAAAATGATTGTTTTTTTGGCAAAACATTAAATATAAATGGACAATAAAATTAATCTAGCTTGAATATAGCCGGCATCCTTGCGTTTTGAGAAGCAAACACATTAATTATATCTTTATATTCCAATCGTTCTAAAATATCATTCTCAATCGCAATCAACGCCAAACCATTGAGCCTTTCTTGTGACATTGTAGTTCGCAAATAAGATTTAAACAATCTAAGTTTCGAAAAGCTTCTTAACACACTTGCAACAGTTActggaatagtgagcatgattcTATATGAAATAATCAAATTAGGAAACAACTAAAATTCTTCAAGAAGTTTAACACCTCAACCGCTCCCAATTTCTCCTTAGGCAAGATCTCCCTTAAAAACTTTAACTCCATGTATAAATCAGTTCCATTAAGGTCAGCTTGTTCATCTTTCTTATGGGCATCTTCAAAACCAATGCAACATAATTTTAAGCGCGTGTATTCCATGGAAAGAAGTCTTTCAGAAGTAAATAAGAAGCCAAAGACATTCTCAAACTCTTTATATTTTTCAAACCTCCATTTTAATGAAGTAATGACTTGATCAACAATGAATAAAAAATAATTAACCATGAAGGATTCCTCAGCACATTGATTAGTAACCACTGGTGGGTCATATTTTGATTTTCATCAAATTGTCTTTTTCTTCGAATTACTCGTCTTTGAGGAAATACAGGGTTGATATTTATTTCAAGAGCAATCTTTTTAGCTTCTTCAATAGCGTTCTCAAGGCCAGTTTCTCGAAATTCCTCAAAGAAAGTAACTAAACCCTTCATCTCTTTAATTGCAACATCTATAAACACATCCTTCGATTGCAAACTCTTGCTCACCAAATTAACATGATACAACATTTCATACTAAATAATTATTGTCACTAAAAACGCAAAATCACCAAGTTCATTCACTGCAAGAGATTTTGCTCACTccttattttggaatcattatctTTTTCGGCTACATCAAGCAAAGCTTCTCGTAGGTCCCCAATTTGGAATCTTATAGCCTTTACGCTTTCAATACGACTCTCCCAACGAGTGACTGATAATGGTTTAAGAGTTAACTTTTTTACATTATTCTGTAAAATCTTCCATCTTTTATTGAATTCGCAAATAATATATGCGTTGAATAATTCCAAAAAAGTCTCTAGCTTTACCACAGGTTTCAAATTAAGACTATGACAACCACAAGACATATAAAAGCTCGGGGATTTATATTTATCAATTTCTTTTGAACTCCTTGGTGCTTCCCTTTCATATTTGAGCCATTATCATAACCTTGCCCCTTACATCATCTATGTAAAGACCCATATTTTTTAGTTCAACCTGAAGAACATCAAAAAGGCCCTGACCTGTTGTATCATCAACATTCAAAAATCCCATAAACGATTCCTCGATGGTAACATATTTTTGAAGAAACATCAACATATCTTAATATCATAGTCATTAGTTCTTGATGGTTGCTATCAGGAGTACAATCAAGTATCACAGAGAAATActttgcttgttttacttttcttACGATTTCAGATTTAATTTGAGAGGCAAGCAAAAGGATTAATTCATTTTGGATTCTGTGACCAAGATAGTGAACATGAGTATCATGATTTGTGATTCTTCGAACATGCTCTTGAACAATAGGATCAAACTCAGCTAACATTTCTATTAAACCCAAAAGGTTTCCATTACTACCCTCGTACAAACGCTCCTTGTGACCTCAAAATGCTAAATTAACCTTAGCAAGAAACTTCACAATTGAAATTATTCTCAATAAAACTTGATTCCAGTGCTCCTTTTCCTTTTTAATTTGAGATTGATTTATACTATCAATTGTTTGATTATTCCGAAGTCTCAGACGCAAATCATACCATGTGGTCATATTTTGAATATGCTGTAAACTTGATTCATGTTCTTTAAGCCTACCACTAAGATGTACCAAACTATCGAAACCTTCCATAGCTAATCTACCTCTTCTTGCACAACCTTTACTAAAAACCttacaacaaaaacaaaagacTCTATCAAGTTCCTTTGAATAAACAAGCCAATCTTTGTCACATTTTTCTCCATTTGGTAAAAGTTTATTATAAGAAGTGGATGAGAAAAATCTATTTAAATCATCCTTCGGACCTTGATCAATAGTCATATCCCTTTTAAGGCCTTCCTCGACTATAACATCAACCATCTTAGAATCTAGAGCATCCCAATTTCTAGGGTCAAATATATCAAATCCAAATTTTTCCATATAATCGGTAGCCTTTTCAGTTTCACTATCACTTACAACATGATTACCAGTATTACCACCATCACTTTGAACATCGTTGTTTTCATAGTTTTCCTCTATGATATCTTCTTCAACAAAGGGGTTGGGATTATCAAAATTCTCATCACAACCAGTCGTCTCATTTAAAGGGGTACTATGAGATGGATTCAAAAAAAATTTATCAAGAGCCCATTTTTGAGATTGATTCAATTCTTCAatccttttcctttttttcgcTTTTCATACCCGGATTCATGTTTCCTAAGTCTAGAAGACATGATTGACGATTTAAAAACAGCAGAATACCGAAACAAATCAGCAAATAAGCATTAAGAAATTCACCCGGAATATTTGGAGGCACAAATCGCAATTGACAATCACAGCAAGTTTGCAAGCCTTCAATCTTTAAATTTTGTAACCTAAATAAAAACAATGAGCATAAACATTACAATTAACTAAAGAAAGTTAGAAAACCAAATATATTTACAATAAAGAAGCAATGAAAACAGTAGACTGAAAAAACAATGATAGTTAATTAAGAAAAGAAAATCTTACCATGACAATCAATTAAAGATGAATATTGAATCAAGAGAGGACAAGATGATAaattaattaagagaataaaGTTTGATTTTCTAGTTTTTAATTATTTTGGGGATTTGGGGAAAAATTAAtagagtaattttttttttgtttatcgatggAAAGCAGTAAAAGGAGAAGGTGGAGTAgcgttcactactacaaatccaggcaaccacaacggccctttaacaacgcttattcacgaaaatcaccataagacatTGTAGAATAGATGGCgcaaattttactaaacttaattacaacggttatatgttgttaaccgttgttattggttttaacaacgggtcaaacttgcacaaccgttgtaattataaaaactaataacaacagtttactctgtaatacattataaccgttgttaataatttggcgcaaaattagtgaaaagtaattacaacggttatattaaaacccgttgttaatactttttaacaacggttttctaagaacccgttgttaatatattctctaatgacaacgggtttatgtgtaaaaaccgttgtcaatactttccacaatatataccacacaaacacagatcagctacagccacaaacacaaacacacaaccacactcttttcatcgtctctttctcatcgtcgctttatcatctccgtcactgttgttgtcatcgtttctttctttctctaattatcaggtaaatatctatcgctttatggttttaggttttgtcatctccgtcattattgttctttctctaattattttatttgcatgtgtttttctcgatcattcttgttctttctctaattattattcgcttaattagtttttctgcgtttattagtaaaacaaattaaataaaataaaacaaagaaaaagatgatggagaggaatgcataaacttaattaattgatatatatatatatatatatatatatatatatatatatatatatatatatatacatataaacTTATTTCGTtgctaaaaatacaattcttagatgttcatatagggatgcattctcttctatgatattcatcctctcctcctttgctatttggaggtttcgttccatgagatgctatatcgtcatataatCGCATTATCCGCGGCTTTAACAAGccatttttttggcgtccttgagtgcgatccgagctTCCTTAAGGTAGCTCCTGTACCTCCTCTCGATTTCCAAAGAACCGTcggatgaaactcttgttgtactcggtcataatgcatgtattacttaacggtatcattcattgttgaaggaagtttggagtttattaggttttaaagatttagggcttggagtttagggtggagatagtgatataatggaatggttattgagataatgcatgaatttatacttagtaatatgtcgtttgagttgttttttaattaatatgtttaggaagttgtgccaaatcttataacccttctcattccatatattgtgacctttcatatgcagggatttggcagtaataatgcatattATGCATCGGAAGCATAAaggggcagtaataatgcatgcatctagtaatatataattttttttttaaaatcgacaacaacggttatttaaaaaaaaaaacccgttgtctttagttataacaacggttttttctattgtaaccgttgttataactttcccaccaaaaattagtcacactttccacaacgaatgtctcgtaacgacaacggtttttaaccgttgttaatagttttcacaacgggtttcttagataaaccaaccgttgttacaacctttaacaacggacgctttaacaacgtccgctttttatataacaacggtttttgaccgttgttatagcctgtatctgtagtagtggttaCAATGTGTCGTCTTTGAGtacattttttttaaattaaacaaTGTAATGGCCAATTGGGCCTTTTTATTTTTGTTCCCCTGTGCAGAGAACCGAATTGCACAGGTCGTGGGCCGTCCGTGATACGCGTATGTTGCCAAACCTAATAGGCT contains the following coding sequences:
- the LOC141651292 gene encoding uncharacterized protein LOC141651292, which codes for MLYHVNLVSKSLQSKDVFIDVAIKEMKGLVTFFEEFRETGLENAIEEAKKIALEININPVFPQRRVIRRKRQFDENQNMTHQWFEKYKEFENVFGFLFTSERLLSMEYTRLKLCCIGFEDAHKKDEQADLNGTDLYMELKIMLTIPVTVASVLRSFSKLRLFKSYLRTTMSQERLNGLALIAIENDILERLEYKDIINVFASQNARMPAIFKLD
- the LOC141651293 gene encoding uncharacterized protein LOC141651293, whose amino-acid sequence is MSSRLRKHESGTPLNETTGCDENFDNPNPFVEEDIIEENYENNDVQSDGGNTGNHVVSDSETEKATDYMEKFGFDIFDPRNWDALDSKMVDVIVEEGLKRDMTIDQGPKDDLNRFFSSTSYNKLLPNGEKCDKDWLVYSKELDRVFCFCCKVFSKGCARRGRLAMEGFDSLVHLSGRLKEHESSLQHIQNMTTWYDLRLRLRNNQTIDSINQSQIKKEKEHWNQVLLRIISIVKFLAKVNLAF